The genomic interval tctaccctagtacccACAAATAATTATCAAAACACTTGCGttccttagcaagccctcgggtggagaattttactttaccataaatacttgagtaattaaagttacacgtaACCAACGCTAATCATTTCCCAAGTTCAACATGAacacataccacaaccaatccacacaggatacacacaTAATCTTCTTAACCACATAGGTTACAAAACAAGCTTCTCAATCACACCCACAAAGGGTCCATAACCACACAAGTATCACAGTCCATACAGAATTACTCACACAATCTTCcttcacacccacacacacacacaaccctgttcagggtaaataggtaaaacaaactcctcataccactgtcaatgttttACGCCCAATATAAACGctcatataatgacctcctcataccattacCAACGTTATAAGGctatttatatcaggtacgatataacgacctcctcatatcactgctaacgttatatcgcaatttatatcaagtacgatataacgacctcctcataccactaccaacgttatattgcactTTTACACAAACCACATCACAATACACATTCAGTACAGGAAAACACATCAACGCATTTCCATTCACGAAATTTCATCATCCAAATAGCATCACAACCAAACAGTATTTGCAATCACACAATACATCATAATTTcgcagtattcacaaccatttaattgtcaaagttgttttcatgtgacacaatttttcccaatataatatataatcaaaaacagtATTCTCAATACCTGCAttgttcagaaaattatacctaaatatatagaatttatacccaaaattagtcggtttaaaattaataaaaatgttgtTATAAAGTAATTTCCCTTAACTGCTCCTTGGGATTCCAGCCTAAACtgaacaaaacgagaccctgtatttcaaaaatctcaactttctcaaatctcattaaaatacccatttaatacttcctacgttccatatatctcaaaataataataaaaccttaaattatctcacttaTCCCGGTTTttggatgtttcccaaacttctcaaataaAAATTTTGCTCCGCCTATGTTGcggagaatcttcccaagaatctTGTGGTAGCTTCCGATTGTTGAATCGAGGAGAAATGGGGCCAAAAACCTAGTGAGAAGGTGAAAGGTTCGTTtttttctaaagagagagagagagagagagagagagaggatacatGCAGAAAATTCTCGCTGAAAATGAAAGGATTTGCTATTTATaagcagggattcgtcgacgagacacgtgaactcgtcgacgagtccaagcacACAGTTCATGGACGAAAacggaaactcgtcgacgaatttcagtattatgaaaACCCCTCTCAATAATTCCTCATCGACAAGACCAGTTGATTCGTCGACGATTTTTTGTTGACaccctttaaaatatttctttctctttccttttctctttttttattatttttattaattaatttttccaGATCGTTACAACTTCTAACACTATTTCActcattaaaaatttaaaaaatgggcATTTAAAATTAGAATTAAATATGATTCGATTAATCAAATCATTTCCTTAAACAGAggattgaattaaattttcaattcacaatgaaatataaactaaaattaaaccaatttaaaaaatgatttattgAATTGCTTCAATAATAAACTATTTTTTGGACTAAAATCTAGAAGTAATCGAGCAAAaacaattaatttaaaaatgatatattttcATGTCAAAAATGACCTGtagatatatttaaaaaattactacctaaaaaattaatattcttttattttcacCCAAATTGCCTAAAAAATTACAACTTACCtagaaaattaatattattttatttttcacccATGGttattaaataatcaaaactcAATTAATAACCGAAAAAGGGGGGAAAACCCTCAAACCGAACAAAGATgataattaattgatttttttaatttgatttaatttttagATTCCATTCGATTTAACCATTTTTCTTACATACACTTTATCCTTagttaatattaaattttaaatattaatgtggcattttatagaaaataaatttattaatttttggttgaatagaaattgaagttcaaatttcaaaactttAAACTCAACATTAgtataaacaataatatatagGGCCTTGAGCATATGACTGAGTGGCAAGGACGAGATTAGGAGGGCTACACATTGGTGTAATTCGGGGTTCGATTCTGATTAAGACACTCAAGGAGTCAGTAGTTAAAGCGTAGTATAATTTCTTGTTGATGGTGAAGCAAGATATGTCCTAAGTTAAGGTTGGGAGGGCTACGAATTGATTTAACCTTGAGTTCGACCACTTAGGTTGCACATTTGAATTTACCTCTTGCGCGGTAGTTGTGGCTCGACAAAACCGGACGTAATCAATATATATAGGGCCACCATCTCTCTATATCCAAGTCCCCACTATTTTCGCCATCGGATTTCATATGCTTGGGAAATTTTCGGCTCATTGAAGAGTCAAAGTCCCTTCCGTCTCCTTTTACTCAAAAGTTTCTTTCCCCAAATTCACATTCACATTCGGACAAACGGCCGCAGCTGCCATAAAAGGCCACCAAAAATTTTAACACACCCACTCCCCTAAAGTATCCCCTCTTTCTACATATTCGGCAATTCTGTGTGTGTGTCCGCCGCCGCCGCCGCAGCATACGACACCGACGCAGCCGCGATCGCCGATCCGTTGTGTACAAAAGTCATCGCCCTTTCTCTACTCTGAGCTCTCAATTTTCTGGCCATGGAACTGCCGGAGCGTGCCGGTATCCCTCTTGAGGCAGCCGAGAAGATAATTCTGCGCTGGGACTCGACTGCCTCGGAAGAGGCCAGAGGTCGGATGATATTCGACGGCGATCGGTCCGAAGTCGATCGTTACTTGCAGGCTGTTGACGAAATTCTGCGATCGATTTCGTCGGCCTCGATCGCTGATGATGAGAGCAAGGTCAACAGCGTAATCCAGATCGCCATGGCTCGGTTGGAGGACGAGTTTCGCAATCTTTTGATTGGTCATACCAGTCCGATGGAGGTCGAGTCGCTTCTGGATTCGAGTGGTAGTTCGTCTGTTCACACGAGTTTGAGAAGTGACAGTGGGAGTGAGTTTCGTGTTGATGATTATTCCGTTGATGAGCACGAGGATGTGATTAATAAAGATGAAGAGCTCCAGAGAGTTGAATCAAGTGGCGGTTCGAGTTATCGATCGACGAGTAGTATTCGCGAGATGGATCTGATTCCTTCCGAGGCAATTAACGATCTCCGAAGCATAGCGGAGAGGATGATCGCTGCTGGTTATCTGCGGGAGTGTGTTCAGGAGTACGGAAGTGTGAGGAAGTCTGCGGTGGACGCGAGCTTCCGGAGACTCGGCATCGAGAAGTTGAGCATCGGCGACATCCAGCGGCTGGGGTGGGAAGCGTTGGAGGTGAAGATCCGGCGCTGGATTAGAGCTGCCAAGGTCTGTGTGAGGATACTGTTTGCCAGCGAGAAGAATCTGTGTGAGCAAATCTTTGATGGAATTGGCACGGCCGTAGAGGACGCGTGTTTCATGGAAACAGTAAAGGGCCCTGCAATTCAGCTCTTCAACTTTGCAGAAGCAATAAGTATAAGTCGGCGATCGCCGGAGAAATTGTTCAAGATCTTGGACCTTCATGATGCTTTGTCTGATTTGTTACCCGATGTCGATGCTGTTTTTCGGTATAAGTCTGCAGAATCGGTTCGAGTTCAGGCCGTAGAGATATTATCCCGGCTGGCAGAAGCCGTGAGAGGGATTTTATCCGAATTCGAAAACGCCGTGCTTCGTGAGCCGTCACAGGTTCCGATACCCGGGGGTACAATTCACCCCTTGACGAGGTATGTGATGAATTACATCAGTTTGATCTCTGATTACAAGCAGACCTTGATTAAACTGATAGTGTCTAAGCCGTCAACCGGGTCAAGATATTCAGGCGATCCAACGATGCCAGACATGGAATTCGCTGAGCTGGAGGGGCGAACCCCTTTGGCCCTGCACCTAATTTGGATCATTGTAATTTTACAATTCAATTTGGATGGCAAGTCCAAGCACTACAAAGATACTTCCTTGGCTCATCTTTTTATTATGAACAATGTTCACTACATTGTTCAGAAGGCTAAAGGGTCACCAGAACTGCGGGAGATGATCGGAGATGCTTACCTGAAGAAGTTAACAGGGAAATTCAGGCAGGCGGCGACTAGTTACCAGAGGGCGACCTGGGTTAGAGTATTGTATTGCTTGAGAGACGAGGGTCTTCATGTGAGTGGGAGCTTCTCGTCTGGGGTCTCCAAGGGTGCTTTGAGAGAGAGGTTCAAGGCCTTCAATTCTATGTTTGACGAGGTGCATCGGACTCAAACTACATGGTTGGTGCCAGATTCTCAGCTCAGGGAGGAGCTGAGAATATCTATATCGGAGAAGCTGATCCCAGCTTATAGGTCCTTTCTTGGCCGGTTCAGGGTTCACATAGAGAGTGGAAGACACCCAGAGACTTATATCAAATACTCCGTGGAGGATCTAGAAACTGCTGTCTTGGATTTCTTTGAGGGGTACCAAGTTTCCCAGCACCCGAGGAGGAGATCACATTGAAGGGCTGAATTTAGTTTTGCAAGTTAGAACCTAGAACGcattctttataattttttatgaaGTGTTCGGTTGAGGTGGTGTGGGTCAATCTGGGGGCTGGGCTATACTGAATCTTAAGTTCTTTGAGATACCCTCTTAATCTTATGTGGATTGGAGGATATCTAATCCTCCAGAAGATCACGTGCAAGTCTCTAGAATAAGCCTTATCCCTCTACTAAATGCTTCTGCTATGTAAGCATGTTGTTTGATTTGTCATTAATTCTAGATTATGTTTCGTTTGTTCATATGGGAAATGTTCTTTGTGTGTTTCATTTTACCCTTTCTGATATTTACGAACATTTTTTATTTCTGATGTCAAATGATCTTCAGACCTGGTTAAAATTTGCCGCCTTGATAACATAGtatgaaaaggaaagaaaaacaaggTCTAGACAATACTTAAAATGTCAAAAGCTTAAAAACATCGTGTTTTCACATGTCACATTAGAAAGAAACCAAGTCTCCTAAAAACGTTCCTACGACTTCAATTCCTGAGGatgtaaaagataaaatattttAGCCACTGAGCTTGTGGACAACATAACATAAAATTCTACTAGGATGAATTGGCTTATGAAATTGGATTTGTCTGAACAGAAATATGTAAcaatactaatttatatttagaTGCTGTTGTCATTAAAATGTATGAGAATTAGATTTAGGTCTTCTAATATCAGGACATTTATGTGGAGACATGTATTTTTTCTTTCTGTTATTGTTATTGGGAGTCAATTGAAGCCACAATTTCATATGGATGAAAGGTAGATTTGGTTGAGACCGGATATTATCTACTCTTTCAAATTTCTAGTGAATTTCTCTTTATTTTGTGCCCAAGTGTGGAGACTAGTACTTTAGATTTCTTTCAGATGTGACTGGCTTCTTGGCACTTGCAAAGGAGATCCCTTAGTGAAGTAGCCAAATGAAGTTTTCTTGTTACAACCTAGGAcacattatttaaattttttttcaatctaCATTTCTGAAGCTCTTGAATCATTTTTGCTATCTGCAATTGATATTCTGCTTTCTGGAAGGAAGCATAGTTGAGAAGTCGGATCTAGATCTCCAGAACAACAATTTGTTGGATTGTTATTATGGTCTAGATTATGTGTTACCTGTCAATATGGGAGTTATGTTGGGTTGTATTATTTTACTGTTTGATATCTCAGTTTTTGTAAGCAATTTCCTTTCAGGCTTTCCCAATCCATGATGGTTCTTAGAAAGCCAAATCTACAGCCTTGATGACATTGAGGTGGATAATGGTTACTGAAATATATTCAAGCCTTAACAGACTCAGAAGTTAGGGAGCATGCAATTTTGATTGAAAAATCTAAGCATTGCCATGTCATCCCCCTACAGTATAAGCACCTTGAAAATGACTAATCAATGAGCAAAGGACTTGTAAATATCAGAATATATAATTGGGAAACATGTTAATTTGGCTTACTTTGCAGGTTGATAGCATAAGAAGCATGCTGCATGCAAGGAGCACTTGCAATGTATAGGCAGATAATAAGGCCATAGGTCAATGGTGTAGGACCTTATCTGTAATTCTAGAAATGTACAAATAGTATATAGTATAGGAGGGTCTACAGTTGTATAACCTGCTATAAAGGCTACTGAAAGGAGGTGGGAAGTGAGTAGATTGTACTTTAGTTCCATTTCCCACCACGTAGATTGTACTTTAGTTCCATTGATGGTCATAAATTTGTGGACTGGGCAATCTTACCTATCCATCAAGGAGGTGGAGTTTCATTGGTTGCCTATAAATAATGGAGGTGGCCTTGGACATGGAGTCAATGGGACAAAAATACATAACTCCTAGTGTGAGTAGCATAGTTGTGAATGCTCTGAGTTACACATGCACTTTAGCTTCCCAAATGGTTTGAGGGTAGGGTTTTCAGGTTTGGTAGCTTTATAGCTGCTCTTTTCTAGTTTGGGATGAGGTTGAAGTTATTCATTTTACCTTCTTAAGGAAGACTGGGGGTTAAGTTTGTCTGTGTAAGATCATTTTGGCTGAGATTGCCATACTTGAGTTCAATCCTGCGCTCAGAAAGATCCTCTCTGGAATATCTCTCCCTCTTCTTTTTCTCTAATGGGGTGTTTGGTTTGCAGcataaaaaatattcccatggAATGACATTCTTGGGGAATCTCATTCATAGGAATATATGCCTTGCTcatgagaatatttttttttggtttggacTATAAGATTCCATGAGTGTGCGCTGCCTGTCTAataatattactttatttttattgataatttattattttaaatggaattagggtatgtaataatattatattatgggCTCATTGATGTCTAATCAGCTAAAATAATGGGGCAATTCGGTCCCAAAAGCAGGATTCCCATGAAACTTATGGGAGTGTGGGGATGGGATGCCCATGTTTTGTAGGAATCCATCATTCCCAAAAATTCTATTATTCCCGCTACGTCAAATTCTGGTGTCTAAAAAAATGCGAGAATGAGACATTCTTGGGAATGTTGAATGATAACATGAACCAAACGCTTTGATCTTACACAAGGGAAACTGGTTCAAAGTCGCTTTAAGATATTTAACAAACTGCAATGACAAATGTTGCACTCACAGGTATAGCTCATTGGCTCtcacatactacattttcattgTAGGACTTGGTGATAAGACATTAAAGAAGGATATGTAGGATGAAGAGACAAGCACCCTGACCAATCTCCCACTGATTTATAGTCATGCTTTGGGAGCACATATGAACTACTCCAGCAGCAGTTGCCAAAGCCATGAAACAGGGTCAAGCATCTGGATTCCAAGGGTGGTTGCCAGGGCTACAAAGCAAACAGATTCACTAGAAAACAAAAAGGAGCACTGGAAGCAGTATTTCCGGTTGGTGGATCCTCAATGAAGATTTTATCCTAGTGAAACCTAGGTTTGTCCATGTCTTGAACAATCATGCACAACACAATAAATTATCCTTGGGCTTCCCTGGAGTAATGTATGGATGTAAGTTTCTGAAGTAGGTTTTATTTTCATCTATCAGATTTTGTACATTGGCACATGATCATAATCTCATGTGTAGTTCAAAACAAGAGATACGGACTTGAAGCTATCATATTAGTGATGTTACAGTTTGAGTTGCTTGACCATTATGCCTTTGAATTTTTAAGTAAAAACCTTTGAACTACATGTTGATCTGATGACCCACAATGATGTAAGCCCACCCTTGTCAAATTAGCAAATTGGTTCCTGCATACCTTTCATAACAATTTTTGTGGGAACAAATCAAGGTACTAGTACAAGGTCTATCGGAGCTCATTACCATTAGATTTGTAACCTGAAACTTTTATTCTACTCTTAGTTTAACATAGAGGCCATGCTACGAACAAAAGAAAAAGGTATGGTGAAAATTGTTGTAAAAGAAAATTGCTGGTGGCTATCTAGAAGCATAGCAGAAGACTCTGATTGACCCTTCATGTAAAAGAGATAAGGAGGCTTATTAATGTTTTGTTCTTTATAAACACAACATTGAAGAGGATGGAGATGACAGAAGTACAATGAGAAAATTATGACCTTTCACGTTATTGCATGAATGAAACTTAGCCTTAAGCTGCAGAGCCTGGTGGATGGCATTTCTAGCTGTATTCACTTAAAGAAATTGATGACACAATCAAATGCATTATGCATATGATTTCTAATCATCTCAAATTAGCTTATGTCAGCTACCATAACATCATTTTCATTGCATTGCCCTGCACAAACTAGAGTGAAGATCGTGTATGTGGTACAAAGGTCTGCAACATAGCTaaaattcccttttttctttattCCCCATGCAAATTAGGATTAATGTCATGCATGGGAGTACAAAAGTCTGCAAATTGTGTTAAAAATAAcccctacccccccccccctacctttttttttctttatgctCTATTGTCAATATTAAAACTTTCCTTATAGGCTATCAGCTTTGTTAAAAATGTCAAACATGAATTTGATGTTAAGTGTTGCTTTTTTAGAGTATGAGAATGGTATTTTTCACCTTCTCTTTTGTCCTCCTGAACAAAAACTTGTGCAATAGGGACCAGAAATCTGTCTAGGGGCCATTGCCAGTTCTTTACTTCTTTTCCCTTGAGGTTGTATCCAGCGGGCTGTCTACTTTCTATATTCAAATTCCAAGAAAAGAATGAAGGTTTCTTTATGGGAAGCGGTGCACCATTTCCTTGGAACTAGTTAGGAAATGGCAAAGGCAAAACTATCCTCACTTCGGCGCCCTGATTGGTCTCCGAAGCTGTTTAATCCAGCTCTCCTTCCTGAAAGCTGACTCTGCTGCTCTTGCAAGCTTGATGCACGGGACTGGGATGATACTGATACTTCAGCGCATCCATCTCGGAGTGATGGTAACTGAAATCGTCTAGCTTCTTGGCCTCCCTCTATATGTATCTCCTCTATCCTTACAATGGCCTCTCTCATTCCCAAGCGCAGCTCAGGGTTGCTTTCAGTGCAAGCCACACCTATGTGAAGAAGGCGCTCCATCTCACCCAGAGAATTTCTTGAGCTTGCAATCTCTGGATCAAACAGCTCTGCTTCTCTCCCCTCAGAAATCGACGATCTCGCCCATTGGACTATATCAGTCCCACCCTTGCCATGGTTGAGATACTGAGAAGGAAATTTCCCAGAAAGGATCTCGAGAATTATGATTCCCAGACAATACACATCACATTTGGGAGATACTTGATGAGACTGCAGAGCTTCTGGGGATTTGTAGGCAAATAGTGCCTGTGCAGCTTGGGTTGTGCTTAGCAGTGGACTAAATCCATAATCTGCAAGCAATGGCTCATAGTCACAGCTGAGTAGAACATTGCTTGATTTGAGATTTCCATGGGGCAAGTCCAGTGAAGCTAGTTCAGTATGAAGATAGCCCAATCCTCGGGCAATTCCATGGAGAATTTTTAGTCGCACAGGCCAATCAAGGTCAGTATGTGAAGGTCCGCGATCACCTGAGGAAGAAACACAAGATACTTAGATGAACAATCCTGTGAAAGAAGGAAAGAGTTACAGGAGCATATGTGCATTTAATTTGAATATTAAACAGCAAAAATGACACCAATGATCCTGCAACCAATGGGAACTTGTTTTTGCAGGATCCTTGGAAGCATGTATGGAAATACAAGTTGAGATGAATGTATCAATTGGGTTAAGGGTGCAGAAGCCCCGAAAAGTTGCCGTACCATGCAGTAGGTAAAGTAAGCTGCCTTTGGGAAGGTACTCCTGGATCAAAAGCTTCTCTTCTTTTTTATAAAGGTAAGCCAATGGAGTCAGAATATTCCAGTGC from Malania oleifera isolate guangnan ecotype guangnan chromosome 9, ASM2987363v1, whole genome shotgun sequence carries:
- the LOC131163695 gene encoding exocyst complex component EXO70A1-like, with the protein product MELPERAGIPLEAAEKIILRWDSTASEEARGRMIFDGDRSEVDRYLQAVDEILRSISSASIADDESKVNSVIQIAMARLEDEFRNLLIGHTSPMEVESLLDSSGSSSVHTSLRSDSGSEFRVDDYSVDEHEDVINKDEELQRVESSGGSSYRSTSSIREMDLIPSEAINDLRSIAERMIAAGYLRECVQEYGSVRKSAVDASFRRLGIEKLSIGDIQRLGWEALEVKIRRWIRAAKVCVRILFASEKNLCEQIFDGIGTAVEDACFMETVKGPAIQLFNFAEAISISRRSPEKLFKILDLHDALSDLLPDVDAVFRYKSAESVRVQAVEILSRLAEAVRGILSEFENAVLREPSQVPIPGGTIHPLTRYVMNYISLISDYKQTLIKLIVSKPSTGSRYSGDPTMPDMEFAELEGRTPLALHLIWIIVILQFNLDGKSKHYKDTSLAHLFIMNNVHYIVQKAKGSPELREMIGDAYLKKLTGKFRQAATSYQRATWVRVLYCLRDEGLHVSGSFSSGVSKGALRERFKAFNSMFDEVHRTQTTWLVPDSQLREELRISISEKLIPAYRSFLGRFRVHIESGRHPETYIKYSVEDLETAVLDFFEGYQVSQHPRRRSH